Proteins from a single region of Azospira inquinata:
- a CDS encoding ATP-binding protein, translated as MGIPLTPPEEEKGSDRQARGRYSLSRLFFNFYLLAMGSFVGVAMIADFAISTALQGITDDYSRRFMRGTIVLVEQELKRHPRSQWHKEILVLDNKFAYPLALVTPEEVKLSAKQQAKLTVGDIGIDSQSDVMYHPIQGTGLVLKVGPLSPDMNPEYQRTIPLELRIRLLTWSGIGLICAVLVWMWIRPIWRDLESLRQTARSLGDGCLDVRAPPARSTMFGLLSETLNRMADRIQTLIASQRELSSAISHELRTPIARLRFALEMLSGTDERSERERLWRGMEGDLEELDNLIDSSLTHARFVREGAALNPVPTDLAHWLEGQVEELRVLAPTLAVTLDLGALAGAPAVALDKKSLPYAVRNLMRNAFKYAKSRVQVSAELKGDQALIHVDDDGIGVAEEDRERIFDAFTRLDRSRDRASGGYGLGLAIVRQVMEAHGGRALAETSPLGGARFTLIWPRA; from the coding sequence ATGGGCATTCCCCTGACGCCGCCGGAAGAGGAAAAGGGGAGCGACCGCCAGGCCCGGGGCCGCTACAGCCTGTCCCGGCTATTCTTCAATTTTTACCTGCTGGCCATGGGCTCCTTCGTCGGCGTGGCGATGATCGCCGACTTTGCCATTTCCACTGCCCTGCAAGGCATCACCGACGATTATTCCCGCCGTTTCATGCGGGGCACCATTGTGCTGGTGGAGCAGGAACTGAAGCGCCATCCCAGGAGCCAGTGGCACAAGGAAATCCTGGTACTGGACAATAAATTCGCCTATCCCCTGGCCCTGGTGACGCCGGAGGAGGTGAAGCTGTCTGCCAAGCAGCAGGCCAAGCTGACCGTGGGGGACATCGGCATCGACAGCCAGTCGGACGTGATGTACCACCCCATCCAGGGCACCGGCCTGGTGCTCAAGGTGGGCCCCTTAAGTCCGGACATGAATCCGGAGTATCAGCGCACCATTCCCCTGGAATTGCGCATCCGCCTCCTGACCTGGAGCGGTATCGGCCTCATCTGCGCCGTGTTGGTGTGGATGTGGATTCGGCCCATCTGGCGGGATTTGGAATCCCTGCGCCAGACCGCCCGCTCCCTGGGGGACGGCTGCCTGGACGTGCGCGCCCCCCCGGCCCGCAGCACCATGTTCGGCCTCTTGTCCGAAACCCTGAACCGCATGGCAGACCGCATCCAGACCCTGATCGCCAGCCAGCGGGAACTGTCCAGTGCCATTTCCCACGAATTGCGCACCCCCATTGCCCGTCTCCGCTTCGCCCTGGAAATGCTCTCCGGCACCGACGAACGGTCCGAACGGGAACGGCTCTGGCGGGGCATGGAGGGGGATCTGGAAGAACTGGACAACCTGATCGATTCCAGCCTGACCCATGCCCGCTTTGTCCGGGAAGGGGCGGCTTTGAACCCGGTGCCAACGGATCTGGCCCATTGGCTGGAGGGCCAGGTGGAAGAACTGCGGGTGCTGGCGCCGACCCTGGCCGTTACCCTGGATCTGGGGGCCCTGGCTGGCGCACCTGCCGTGGCCCTGGACAAGAAATCCCTGCCCTACGCGGTGCGTAACCTGATGCGCAACGCCTTTAAATATGCCAAGAGCCGGGTGCAGGTCAGCGCCGAGCTGAAGGGGGACCAGGCCCTGATCCATGTGGACGATGACGGCATCGGTGTGGCGGAAGAGGACCGGGAGCGCATCTTCGATGCCTTTACCCGCTTGGACCGCTCCCGGGACCGGGCTAGCGGCGGTTACGGCCTGGGCCTAGCCATTGTCCGGCAGGTCATGGAAGCCCATGGCGGGCGCGCCCTGGCGGAAACATCCCCCCTGGGGGGCGCCCGCTTCACCCTGATCTGGCCCCGGGCTTGA
- a CDS encoding 3'-5' exonuclease family protein has protein sequence MVFVDLETTGANPVRDRITEIGIVSVSAAGVEEWSSLVNPGQPIPPFIQELTHIDDAMVAQAPAFADLAPEVLERLKGRLFVAHNARFDYGFLKNEFQRLGIRFQATVLCTVKLSRKLTPEHFRHSLDALIERWGLYDPSRHRALSDARLIWQFWQKLHGPFSPEAVQEAVDQLTQRPVLPPQLDGESLDNLPELPGAYVFYGDPAEGAGEVPLYVGRGTNLRQRVFFHFAPGGKGDPELNRRVRRVAWQESAGELGAQLLESRLKRELRPQLNTLPKRAPELCAWRLVERERGDWRPELVMAADLDFAGRDDLFGLFNTPKEARNSLKKIADAHQLCHVLLGLEKPRPGKGCFAFQQQGCYGACVGKEPLGHHSARLMAALAKLKVRDWPYGGPIALKEKDDFNSTEDWHVVDRWCYLGTARNEAGVWELLEAPRPAFDQDSYRLLSKALAQDKVEVQPLTRAKA, from the coding sequence ATGGTTTTCGTCGACCTGGAAACCACCGGGGCCAATCCGGTACGGGACCGGATTACGGAAATCGGCATCGTCTCCGTATCGGCGGCGGGGGTGGAGGAATGGAGCAGTCTAGTCAATCCGGGCCAGCCCATTCCCCCCTTCATCCAGGAACTGACCCATATCGACGACGCCATGGTGGCCCAAGCCCCGGCTTTTGCCGATCTGGCTCCGGAGGTGCTGGAGCGGCTCAAAGGGCGCCTCTTCGTGGCCCATAACGCCCGCTTTGACTACGGTTTCCTCAAAAACGAATTCCAACGCCTGGGCATCCGCTTCCAGGCCACGGTGCTCTGCACCGTCAAGCTGTCCCGCAAGCTCACCCCGGAACATTTCCGCCACAGCCTGGACGCCCTCATCGAGCGCTGGGGTCTTTATGATCCGAGCCGCCACCGGGCCCTCTCCGACGCCCGGCTGATCTGGCAGTTCTGGCAGAAACTCCACGGTCCCTTCAGCCCGGAAGCGGTCCAGGAAGCGGTGGATCAGCTCACCCAACGCCCCGTGCTGCCCCCCCAGCTGGATGGGGAAAGCCTGGACAATCTGCCCGAACTGCCCGGGGCCTATGTGTTTTATGGCGACCCGGCGGAAGGGGCCGGGGAAGTGCCCCTCTATGTGGGCCGGGGCACCAATCTGCGGCAACGGGTGTTTTTCCACTTTGCCCCCGGGGGCAAGGGAGATCCGGAACTGAATCGCCGGGTGCGCCGGGTGGCATGGCAGGAAAGCGCCGGGGAACTGGGGGCCCAGCTGCTGGAGAGTCGCCTCAAACGGGAATTACGCCCCCAACTCAACACCCTGCCCAAACGGGCGCCGGAACTCTGCGCCTGGCGCCTGGTAGAGCGGGAGCGGGGGGACTGGCGCCCCGAGCTGGTAATGGCCGCCGATCTGGATTTTGCCGGGCGGGACGACCTTTTCGGCCTCTTTAACACCCCCAAGGAAGCCCGCAACAGCCTGAAAAAAATCGCCGACGCCCACCAGCTTTGCCATGTGCTCCTGGGCCTGGAAAAGCCCCGGCCCGGCAAGGGCTGCTTCGCCTTCCAGCAACAGGGCTGCTACGGCGCCTGCGTCGGCAAGGAGCCCCTGGGGCACCACAGCGCCAGGCTCATGGCCGCCCTGGCCAAGCTCAAGGTGCGGGACTGGCCCTATGGGGGCCCCATCGCCCTCAAGGAAAAGGACGACTTCAATTCCACGGAGGACTGGCATGTGGTGGATCGCTGGTGCTACCTGGGCACGGCCCGCAATGAGGCGGGGGTGTGGGAATTGCTGGAGGCTCCCCGTCCGGCCTTCGACCAGGACAGCTATCGCCTACTGAGTAAAGCCCTGGCCCAGGACAAGGTGGAAGTCCAGCCCCTGACCCGGGCTAAAGCCTAG
- a CDS encoding histidine kinase N-terminal 7TM domain-containing diguanylate cyclase, producing MPDSRLLYMLPNVAAACAMVVVAALAWHRRQQRGAPALVGVALGAGWWALMEGLSFGGFSPAVILLLWKSEYLGICAAPLAITLFAIIYSGRGYWLRPPVVAAMALVPLVTLVGAWTNEYHHLIWERLWVDYSTPFPTLANVHGPLYIFFIAYSYSIMALGIVLMALEMRSLQGSQRHQMSLALMSVLLPMGASALFVVGLSPVRNMDPTPTVFNIGAALLAWACLREHLLDLLPVARHEIFRSLEDPIFVLDQEGRIVSANPAAGHLCAAEPDALVGLPLAARIPASRPVVPMGPASTTEILLPEGGHWEVRGSPLEDGAGRPFGRVLVWREITARKRMEAQLAQLAYTDALTGVPNRRAWEQILSQEIIKARTYDHRLSILMVDADHFKAVNDEYGHGVGDRVLIALVAAMRRGLRMGDLLARLGGEEFALMLPETDAATAHQIGQRLLDEVRRLRLPGLERLRCTVSLGVASLSPEDRDGDALLQRADQALYRAKQAGRDQVLS from the coding sequence ATGCCCGATTCCCGCCTCCTTTACATGCTCCCCAACGTGGCCGCCGCCTGCGCCATGGTGGTGGTGGCTGCCCTGGCCTGGCACCGGCGCCAGCAGCGGGGCGCCCCGGCCCTGGTAGGGGTAGCCCTGGGGGCGGGCTGGTGGGCCCTGATGGAAGGCCTGTCCTTCGGTGGTTTCAGCCCCGCCGTCATTCTGCTGCTGTGGAAGTCCGAATACCTGGGGATTTGCGCCGCTCCTTTAGCCATCACCCTGTTCGCCATCATCTATTCGGGACGGGGCTACTGGCTCCGGCCCCCGGTGGTGGCCGCCATGGCCCTGGTGCCCCTGGTCACCCTGGTGGGGGCCTGGACCAACGAATACCACCATCTGATCTGGGAGCGGTTGTGGGTGGATTACTCCACCCCCTTTCCCACCCTGGCCAATGTACACGGGCCCCTCTACATTTTCTTCATCGCCTACAGCTATAGCATCATGGCCCTGGGGATCGTACTCATGGCCCTGGAGATGCGCTCCCTGCAAGGCTCCCAGCGGCATCAAATGTCCCTGGCCCTGATGTCCGTCCTGCTGCCCATGGGGGCCAGCGCCCTCTTTGTGGTGGGGCTGAGTCCGGTGCGCAACATGGACCCCACCCCCACGGTGTTCAATATCGGTGCCGCCCTGCTGGCCTGGGCCTGCCTGCGGGAACATCTGCTGGATCTCCTGCCCGTGGCCCGCCACGAAATTTTCCGCAGCCTGGAAGACCCCATTTTCGTCCTCGACCAGGAAGGGCGCATCGTCTCCGCCAATCCGGCGGCCGGGCATCTGTGCGCGGCGGAGCCGGATGCCCTGGTGGGGCTGCCCCTGGCTGCCCGTATTCCCGCCTCCCGGCCCGTGGTGCCCATGGGCCCGGCCAGCACTACGGAAATCCTGCTCCCCGAAGGGGGCCATTGGGAGGTGCGGGGTTCCCCCCTGGAAGACGGGGCAGGGCGGCCCTTTGGCCGGGTGCTGGTGTGGCGGGAAATTACCGCCCGCAAACGCATGGAAGCCCAACTGGCCCAGCTGGCCTACACGGACGCCCTTACCGGGGTGCCCAATCGGCGGGCCTGGGAACAGATTCTCAGCCAGGAAATTATCAAGGCCCGGACCTACGACCACCGTCTGAGCATCCTCATGGTGGATGCGGACCATTTCAAAGCGGTCAATGACGAATACGGTCACGGGGTGGGGGACCGGGTTCTGATCGCCCTGGTGGCGGCCATGCGCCGGGGGTTGCGTATGGGGGATTTGCTGGCCCGCCTGGGGGGAGAAGAATTTGCGTTGATGCTGCCCGAGACCGATGCCGCCACGGCCCACCAGATCGGCCAGCGCCTGCTGGACGAGGTGCGCCGTCTGCGCCTGCCCGGTCTGGAACGGCTGCGGTGCACCGTGAGCCTGGGGGTGGCCAGCCTGAGTCCGGAAGACCGAGATGGGGATGCCCTGTTGCAGCGGGCCGACCAGGCCCTTTACCGGGCCAAGCAGGCCGGTCGAGATCAGGTACTTTCCTAG
- a CDS encoding methyl-accepting chemotaxis protein, which translates to MMKLATRLSLIVGGTALGILVLVTLALHTLHDSMLADRQSQILSVVRYGGKLVESFVAQEKAGTLTREEAQRRAIQALGSLRVEGDYVFARRTDGYVLVHPDVRKQGKIDSGGKLPDGRTVMQAYLSALENRTEAVVDIYAKRPGQDDFIPKINGLERIPDWDWLVGYGMFVDDIDAAYRTYALRFGLIGLVVFLGVMGGTVLMARSLFRGLGGEPEYAMGVARAIAEGDLTLQLGQVKHSHSLLASIAQMQDALRNIIMRIQSSTAQVGQAATGLSDQMAQINQASQQSSDAIASSAAAIEQMAVSVDHISQSAKDTESNASRATGLARAGETQVQQAGEQIRRVATQVTEASGQIGGLEDRSREIGGIAMVIKEIADQTNLLALNAAIEAARAGEHGRGFAVVADEVRKLSERTGRATDEITGMIEAIHRDTAGVVASMEAVGPLVASGVEMVEKAGAALQQISQASDVALANISDVASATTEQSQASAAVARNVEQISGMIEESVNSVAQANLNVQALEAQAQELRESVSRFKV; encoded by the coding sequence ATGATGAAGCTCGCTACCCGTCTGAGTCTGATTGTGGGCGGTACCGCCCTGGGTATTCTGGTGCTGGTTACCCTGGCCCTGCACACCCTTCACGATTCCATGCTGGCAGATCGGCAAAGCCAGATCCTGTCCGTGGTGCGTTACGGCGGCAAGCTGGTGGAATCCTTCGTGGCCCAGGAAAAGGCCGGCACCCTGACCCGGGAAGAAGCCCAGCGGCGGGCCATCCAGGCCCTGGGCAGCCTGCGAGTGGAAGGGGATTATGTTTTCGCCCGGCGCACGGACGGCTATGTGCTGGTCCATCCCGATGTCCGCAAACAGGGCAAGATCGATTCAGGAGGCAAGCTGCCGGACGGCCGTACCGTGATGCAGGCCTACCTGTCCGCCCTGGAAAACCGGACCGAGGCGGTGGTGGATATTTACGCCAAGCGTCCGGGTCAGGACGACTTCATTCCCAAGATCAACGGGCTGGAGCGGATTCCGGATTGGGACTGGCTGGTGGGTTACGGCATGTTCGTGGATGACATTGACGCCGCCTACCGGACCTATGCTCTGCGCTTTGGCCTCATCGGCCTGGTGGTTTTCCTCGGGGTGATGGGGGGTACGGTGCTCATGGCCCGCAGTCTCTTCCGGGGCCTGGGCGGGGAGCCGGAATACGCCATGGGGGTGGCCCGGGCCATTGCGGAGGGGGATTTGACCCTGCAACTGGGACAGGTCAAGCACTCCCACAGCCTGCTGGCCTCCATCGCCCAGATGCAGGACGCCCTGCGGAACATCATCATGCGCATCCAGTCCAGCACGGCCCAGGTGGGCCAGGCGGCCACCGGGCTCAGCGACCAGATGGCCCAGATCAACCAGGCCTCCCAGCAGTCTTCCGACGCCATTGCCTCCTCGGCGGCGGCCATTGAGCAAATGGCGGTGAGCGTGGATCACATTTCCCAGAGCGCCAAAGACACGGAAAGCAACGCCAGCCGGGCCACCGGCCTGGCCCGGGCCGGGGAGACCCAGGTGCAGCAGGCCGGGGAGCAAATCCGCCGGGTGGCCACCCAGGTGACGGAGGCCTCCGGTCAGATCGGCGGCCTGGAAGACCGGTCCCGGGAAATCGGTGGCATTGCCATGGTGATCAAGGAAATTGCCGACCAGACCAATCTCCTGGCCTTGAATGCGGCCATTGAAGCGGCTCGGGCCGGTGAACACGGGCGGGGGTTTGCGGTGGTGGCCGACGAGGTGCGCAAGCTGTCGGAACGCACCGGGCGGGCCACGGACGAAATCACTGGAATGATCGAGGCCATTCACCGGGATACGGCCGGGGTGGTGGCCAGCATGGAGGCGGTGGGGCCCCTGGTGGCGTCCGGGGTGGAGATGGTGGAAAAGGCCGGGGCCGCCCTGCAGCAAATCAGCCAGGCCTCGGATGTGGCCCTGGCCAATATCAGCGACGTGGCCTCCGCCACCACGGAACAAAGCCAAGCCAGCGCCGCCGTGGCCCGCAATGTGGAGCAAATCTCCGGCATGATCGAAGAGTCGGTGAATTCGGTGGCCCAGGCCAACCTGAATGTCCAGGCCCTGGAAGCCCAGGCCCAGGAACTGCGGGAATCGGTGTCCCGCTTCAAGGTATAG
- a CDS encoding sulfate ABC transporter substrate-binding protein yields MKDARHLLSGLAATLALSLAAPAWAGTTLLNVSYDPTRELYQDYDKVFAKYWKAKTGESVTIKASHGGSGKQSLAVQDGLEADVVTLGLGGDIDPLADKGLVAPDWQKRLPHNATPYTSTIVFLVRKGNPKHIRDWNDLVKPGVGIITPNPKTSGGARWNYLAAWGYALKQPGGNAAKAQDFVTKLYKNVLVLDSGARGATTTFVERGQGDVLIAWENEAYLAVKELGPDKFDIVTPSLSILAEPPVAVVDKYADKHGTRKLAQAYLEYLYSPEGQALAAKHYYRPRDPKIAAQTAKQFAKVNLFTIDAVFGGWRKVTKEHFADGAIYDQIQAHLHH; encoded by the coding sequence ATGAAAGACGCCCGTCATCTGCTCTCCGGCCTGGCCGCCACCCTGGCCCTGAGCCTCGCCGCCCCGGCCTGGGCCGGCACCACCCTGCTCAATGTCTCCTACGACCCGACCCGGGAACTGTATCAGGATTACGACAAGGTCTTTGCCAAATACTGGAAGGCCAAAACCGGGGAAAGCGTCACCATCAAGGCCTCCCACGGGGGCTCGGGGAAACAGTCCCTGGCGGTCCAGGACGGTCTGGAAGCGGACGTGGTAACCCTGGGCCTGGGGGGAGACATCGATCCCCTGGCGGACAAGGGCCTGGTGGCGCCGGACTGGCAGAAGCGCCTGCCCCACAATGCCACGCCTTACACCTCCACCATCGTTTTTCTGGTGCGCAAAGGCAATCCCAAGCACATCCGGGACTGGAATGATCTGGTGAAACCCGGGGTGGGCATTATCACCCCCAATCCCAAGACCTCCGGCGGCGCCCGCTGGAATTACCTGGCCGCCTGGGGTTATGCCCTGAAGCAGCCGGGGGGCAACGCCGCCAAGGCCCAGGACTTCGTTACCAAGCTCTATAAAAACGTGCTGGTGCTGGATTCCGGCGCCCGGGGCGCCACCACCACCTTTGTGGAGCGGGGCCAGGGGGATGTGCTGATCGCCTGGGAAAACGAAGCCTACCTGGCCGTCAAGGAACTGGGGCCGGATAAATTCGACATCGTGACCCCGTCCCTCTCCATCCTGGCCGAGCCTCCCGTAGCCGTGGTGGACAAGTACGCGGATAAGCACGGCACCCGGAAGCTGGCCCAGGCCTATCTGGAATATCTCTACTCCCCGGAAGGTCAAGCCCTGGCGGCCAAGCATTACTACCGCCCCCGGGACCCGAAAATTGCCGCCCAGACGGCCAAGCAGTTCGCCAAGGTCAATCTCTTTACCATTGACGCCGTGTTCGGCGGCTGGCGTAAGGTCACCAAGGAACACTTCGCCGACGGAGCCATCTACGACCAGATCCAAGCCCATCTGCACCACTAA